In Xanthomonas sacchari, a genomic segment contains:
- a CDS encoding CD225/dispanin family protein produces MNTTAPQVSSNLVWAILATLFCCLPLGIVSIVYASQVNTKLAAGDVTGARDSADKAKKWAIYSAITAVVLMVLYMIFLFALGGLGMMQQSSVS; encoded by the coding sequence ATGAATACCACCGCACCGCAAGTGTCCAGCAACCTCGTCTGGGCGATCCTGGCCACGCTGTTTTGCTGTCTGCCGCTGGGCATCGTGTCCATAGTCTACGCCTCGCAGGTCAACACCAAGCTCGCTGCGGGCGACGTGACCGGCGCGCGCGACTCGGCGGACAAGGCCAAGAAGTGGGCGATCTACTCGGCGATCACGGCCGTGGTGCTGATGGTGCTGTACATGATCTTCCTCTTCGCCCTGGGCGGCCTGGGCATGATGCAGCAGTCGTCCGTGTCCTGA
- a CDS encoding DUF2752 domain-containing protein, translating into MSLPRLQSLPRWLPLAALSGGAVVATVVLRRVDPNVPGNPLPGCPFRALTGLYCPGCGSTRCLHALVHLDLAHAWASNPLLVVALPLLAIMALNAAGLRLRPLAPLLKILADPRLWLWVLLGYALLRNLPWFPFTLLAPH; encoded by the coding sequence ATGTCCCTGCCGCGCCTGCAGTCCCTGCCCCGCTGGCTGCCGCTGGCCGCACTGAGCGGCGGCGCGGTGGTGGCCACTGTGGTGCTGCGCCGGGTCGATCCCAACGTCCCCGGCAATCCGCTGCCGGGGTGCCCGTTCCGCGCCCTCACCGGCCTGTACTGCCCCGGCTGCGGCAGTACCCGCTGCCTGCACGCGCTGGTGCATCTGGACCTGGCCCACGCCTGGGCCAGCAATCCCCTGCTGGTGGTGGCGCTGCCGCTGCTGGCGATCATGGCGCTCAACGCCGCCGGCCTGCGCCTGCGCCCGCTGGCGCCGCTGCTGAAGATCCTCGCCGACCCGCGGCTGTGGCTGTGGGTGCTGCTCGGCTATGCGCTGCTGCGCAACCTGCCCTGGTTTCCCTTCACCCTGCTCGCGCCGCACTGA
- a CDS encoding DUF2752 domain-containing protein, producing the protein MRAWQQRACLGAAAALAAGGATLLYHFDPNAADNPFAPCMFHALTGYYCPGCGMTRALHALVHLDPVGAFAMNPGAMLGLALLPGLVAWKAGWRAAWFAPVINVVSRPNFWLVALPGYWIARNLPWFPFTLLAPH; encoded by the coding sequence ATGCGCGCCTGGCAGCAGCGGGCGTGCCTGGGCGCCGCCGCCGCACTCGCGGCCGGCGGCGCCACGCTGTTGTACCATTTCGATCCCAATGCCGCGGACAACCCGTTCGCGCCGTGCATGTTCCATGCGCTCACCGGCTATTACTGCCCGGGCTGCGGCATGACCCGCGCCCTGCATGCGCTGGTGCACCTGGACCCGGTCGGCGCCTTCGCGATGAATCCCGGCGCGATGCTCGGCCTGGCGCTGCTGCCGGGCCTGGTCGCCTGGAAGGCCGGCTGGCGCGCGGCCTGGTTCGCACCGGTGATCAACGTGGTGTCGCGGCCGAACTTCTGGCTGGTCGCGCTGCCGGGCTACTGGATCGCGCGCAACCTGCCGTGGTTCCCGTTCACCCTGCTGGCGCCGCACTAG
- a CDS encoding CD225/dispanin family protein, producing MSTVTPVTPPPAPASGVPGPIPNHLAWAIISTVLGFCLCCPALITGIVAIVFSSKVNGLLNQGDLEGARRASNTAKTWCWVTTVLAIIGLLINVVMFATGGMQSYMDYMQQIQHAS from the coding sequence ATGAGCACCGTCACCCCCGTCACGCCTCCGCCCGCCCCCGCCTCCGGCGTGCCCGGCCCGATCCCCAACCACCTGGCGTGGGCGATCATCTCCACGGTGCTCGGCTTCTGCCTGTGCTGCCCGGCGCTGATCACCGGCATCGTCGCCATCGTGTTCTCCAGCAAGGTCAACGGCCTGCTCAACCAGGGCGACCTGGAGGGCGCGCGCCGCGCCTCCAACACCGCCAAGACCTGGTGCTGGGTGACCACCGTGCTGGCCATCATCGGCCTGCTGATCAACGTGGTCATGTTCGCCACCGGCGGCATGCAGAGCTACATGGACTACATGCAGCAGATCCAGCACGCGAGCTGA